A section of the Serratia liquefaciens ATCC 27592 genome encodes:
- a CDS encoding TonB-dependent siderophore receptor: MPTIFPVKRSRVLCAFAMFLPLVSFAEDTLVVTAKPADTAEAATHGYQATTSQGATKTDKPLILTAQSVSVVTRQQMTDQNTQTVNDALKYTPGVFTNFAGGATRYDTIALRGFHGGDVNNTFLDGLRLLSDGGTYNALQVDPWFLERIDVIKGPSSVMYGQSIPGGLVALTSKRPQFATEGHVNLMAGNNNTQGGAFDVTGALSEQWAYRLTGMTRSSETMYDHQREERYAISPSLLWQPDENTSLLLKAYLQKDPSGGYHSAVPADGSLYSSSGDKLGRGFFDGESSRNVFKRWEQIYSYAFSHSFNDVWSFRQNASYTHSNVELQQVYQIGWNDDHSLLNRYYSGSATSLDAFAVDNQLEADFATGPLDHKVMLGLDYQRLRNNLWDESAGASQLNPYTGVSGGDALTNLTHTDSRRRYEQTGVYLQDEISLQNWYLNLSGRFDRIESKNTVLNTATSDARTDDNFSGRGSLLYRFDNGFSPYVSYSTAVTPEALPDQNGHMLKPSTSEQYEVGLKYQPPGSSSIYSVALYDLTQKDVANRVVQQSYYLPAGKVHSQGIELEARSKITERFDLIAGYTYNKVKFKDAIDGNDGNTPYLAPDQMASLWGKYATSYGVDLGAGARYIGKQWADNENTLRIPSVTLLDASVRMNLDRVNPSLKGAYVQLNVNNLTDRKYVAACYGTGYCYWGAERSVVATVGYDF; the protein is encoded by the coding sequence ATGCCGACGATTTTTCCTGTCAAACGGTCGCGGGTTTTGTGTGCGTTTGCGATGTTTCTGCCGCTGGTGTCTTTCGCTGAGGATACTCTGGTTGTTACTGCTAAACCCGCTGATACGGCGGAAGCAGCGACCCACGGCTATCAAGCGACGACCAGCCAAGGGGCGACCAAAACCGATAAACCCTTGATTCTGACTGCACAGTCCGTTTCGGTGGTGACGCGCCAACAAATGACCGACCAGAATACTCAAACGGTTAATGATGCCCTGAAATATACACCTGGTGTTTTCACTAACTTCGCCGGTGGTGCAACGCGCTATGACACCATTGCGTTACGTGGTTTTCACGGTGGCGACGTTAATAACACCTTCCTTGATGGTCTGCGGTTATTGAGTGACGGCGGCACCTATAATGCCTTGCAGGTTGACCCCTGGTTCCTGGAACGCATCGACGTTATCAAAGGGCCTTCATCGGTCATGTACGGGCAAAGCATTCCGGGCGGGTTGGTCGCTTTGACCTCCAAGCGCCCCCAGTTTGCCACGGAAGGGCACGTTAACCTGATGGCAGGCAATAACAACACCCAGGGTGGCGCTTTCGATGTGACCGGCGCGCTGTCTGAACAGTGGGCTTATCGGCTGACCGGGATGACGCGCAGCAGCGAAACCATGTATGACCATCAACGTGAGGAACGCTATGCCATTTCACCGTCATTACTGTGGCAGCCGGATGAAAATACTTCGCTGCTGCTGAAAGCTTATCTGCAAAAAGATCCCTCTGGCGGTTATCACAGTGCGGTACCGGCAGATGGCAGCCTCTATTCCAGTTCCGGTGACAAGCTGGGGCGTGGCTTCTTTGATGGCGAGAGCAGCCGCAATGTGTTCAAACGTTGGGAACAGATTTACAGCTACGCTTTCTCGCACAGTTTTAACGACGTTTGGTCATTCCGCCAGAACGCCAGCTACACCCACTCCAATGTTGAATTACAGCAGGTGTACCAGATTGGCTGGAATGACGATCACAGCCTATTGAATCGCTATTACAGCGGTTCAGCCACTTCGCTGGATGCCTTCGCCGTTGATAACCAGTTGGAAGCCGATTTTGCGACCGGGCCGCTGGATCATAAGGTGATGCTGGGTTTGGATTACCAGCGCCTGCGTAATAATTTGTGGGATGAGTCGGCGGGAGCTTCACAGCTTAATCCTTACACCGGCGTGTCCGGCGGTGACGCATTAACCAACCTGACGCATACCGATTCCCGACGTCGTTATGAGCAGACCGGCGTTTATCTGCAGGATGAAATCAGCTTACAGAATTGGTATCTGAATCTGTCAGGGCGCTTCGACCGTATCGAATCTAAAAATACGGTGCTCAACACCGCCACCAGCGATGCCCGCACCGACGACAATTTCAGCGGCCGTGGCTCACTGTTGTACCGCTTCGATAACGGTTTCTCGCCTTACGTCAGTTATAGCACCGCAGTCACCCCGGAGGCATTGCCCGATCAAAACGGCCATATGCTGAAACCCAGCACCAGCGAGCAGTATGAGGTGGGCCTGAAGTACCAGCCACCAGGCAGTTCCTCGATATACAGCGTGGCGCTGTATGACCTGACGCAGAAAGACGTGGCTAACCGCGTGGTTCAGCAAAGCTATTACCTGCCGGCCGGCAAGGTGCATTCTCAGGGGATTGAGCTGGAGGCCCGAAGCAAGATCACCGAACGCTTCGATCTGATCGCAGGCTATACCTACAATAAAGTGAAATTCAAAGATGCCATTGATGGCAACGACGGCAACACACCGTATCTCGCACCGGACCAAATGGCTTCACTGTGGGGCAAATATGCCACCTCATACGGTGTGGATCTTGGTGCTGGGGCGCGTTACATCGGCAAGCAGTGGGCCGATAACGAAAATACGTTGAGGATCCCTTCCGTTACGCTGTTGGATGCCTCGGTGCGGATGAATTTGGACAGGGTGAATCCGTCGTTGAAAGGTGCCTATGTGCAACTGAATGTGAATAACCTGACCGACCGGAAATATGTCGCGGCCTGCTATGGGACCGGCTATTGCTACTGGGGCGCAGAACGCTCCGTGGTGGCGACGGTTGGGTACGATTTTTGA
- a CDS encoding GhoT/OrtT family toxin has product MSSLWVATQYFYLIGLVVSMIFTYLVSRDTIKIRFLSALTIGLTWPLSLPVVLMFSLF; this is encoded by the coding sequence ATGTCGTCGCTGTGGGTTGCAACACAATACTTTTATTTGATTGGCTTGGTAGTTTCTATGATTTTCACCTACCTGGTCAGCCGGGATACCATAAAAATTCGTTTTCTCAGTGCCTTAACGATTGGTTTAACCTGGCCCCTGAGCCTACCGGTAGTGTTGATGTTCTCCTTGTTCTGA
- a CDS encoding alpha/beta hydrolase, whose product MKAKPTVVLVHGFWGGAAHWSKVITELSHKGYHSIHAVEMPLTSLADDAERTRKMVAQQQGPVLLVGHSYGGAVLSEMGNQPNVVGLVYIAAFAPDAGESPGGITQQHPPIAAANLAPDSDGYLWIKTDKFHESFCQDLPADEALVMAVTQKAPLASTFGNTIAEPAWKHKPSWYQISSNDRMIAPENQQRMSARLKAKKVITLDASHASLASHPKEIAALIDEAANGL is encoded by the coding sequence ATGAAGGCAAAACCTACCGTAGTCCTGGTCCACGGATTTTGGGGCGGTGCAGCGCACTGGAGCAAAGTCATTACCGAATTATCGCACAAGGGATATCACTCGATTCACGCGGTTGAAATGCCGCTGACGTCGCTGGCAGACGATGCTGAACGTACGCGCAAGATGGTGGCGCAGCAGCAGGGACCGGTGCTGTTGGTCGGCCATTCTTATGGTGGCGCGGTGCTCAGTGAAATGGGCAATCAACCCAACGTGGTGGGATTGGTGTATATCGCCGCCTTCGCACCGGACGCCGGCGAAAGCCCCGGAGGCATTACCCAGCAACATCCGCCAATTGCGGCGGCGAACCTGGCGCCGGACAGCGACGGCTATTTATGGATTAAGACAGACAAATTCCACGAAAGCTTCTGTCAGGATCTGCCTGCTGATGAGGCATTGGTGATGGCGGTAACGCAAAAGGCGCCGTTGGCCAGCACCTTCGGCAATACGATCGCTGAGCCGGCGTGGAAACACAAACCTTCCTGGTACCAAATCTCCAGCAATGACCGGATGATAGCCCCCGAAAACCAGCAGCGAATGTCTGCGCGTTTGAAGGCCAAAAAGGTGATTACGCTGGACGCCAGCCACGCTTCTCTTGCTTCGCATCCGAAAGAAATCGCCGCTTTGATAGATGAAGCTGCTAACGGCTTATAA
- a CDS encoding YeaH/YhbH family protein gives MAYFIDRRLNGKNKSMVNRQRFLRRYKSQIKQSIAEAINKRSVTDVDSGESVSIPAGDINEPMFHQGRGGTRHRVHPGNDHFVQNDRVERPQGGGGGGGGQGNASQDGEGEDEFVFQISKDEYLDLLFEDLALPNLKKNQYKQLTEYKTHRAGYTANGVPANISVVRSLQNSLARRTAMTAGKRRALHELEDELTQMENTEPVQLLEEERLRKEIAELRKKIESVPFIDTFDLRYKNYERRPEPSSQAVMFCLMDVSGSMDQATKDMAKRFYILLYLFLSRTYKNVEVVYIRHHTQAKEVDEQEFFYSQETGGTIVSSALKLMNEVVEERYDPAQWNIYAAQASDGDNWADDSPLCHELLAKKLLPMVRYYSYIEITRRAHQTLWREYEDLQAKFENFAMQHIREPDDIYPVFRELFHKQTV, from the coding sequence ATGGCCTATTTCATTGACCGACGGCTTAACGGCAAAAACAAGAGCATGGTTAACCGCCAACGCTTCTTGCGCCGCTACAAGTCGCAAATCAAACAGTCGATTGCCGAAGCCATCAACAAGCGTTCGGTCACCGACGTAGACAGTGGGGAGTCCGTCTCGATCCCCGCTGGCGATATCAACGAACCTATGTTTCATCAGGGTCGCGGTGGCACACGCCACCGCGTTCATCCGGGCAATGACCACTTTGTGCAAAATGACCGCGTCGAACGCCCTCAGGGTGGCGGCGGTGGCGGCGGCGGTCAGGGTAACGCCAGCCAGGATGGTGAAGGCGAAGACGAGTTTGTTTTCCAGATATCCAAGGACGAGTATCTCGACCTGCTGTTTGAAGATCTGGCGCTGCCGAACCTGAAAAAGAATCAGTATAAGCAGCTCACCGAGTACAAAACCCATCGGGCCGGTTACACCGCCAACGGCGTACCGGCCAATATCAGCGTGGTGCGTTCGTTGCAAAACTCGCTGGCGCGCCGCACTGCCATGACCGCAGGGAAACGCCGCGCTTTGCATGAGTTGGAAGACGAACTCACCCAGATGGAAAACACAGAGCCGGTGCAACTGCTGGAAGAGGAACGACTGCGCAAGGAAATTGCCGAACTGAGAAAGAAAATCGAAAGCGTGCCATTTATCGACACCTTTGATTTACGCTATAAGAACTATGAGCGCCGACCGGAACCCTCCAGCCAGGCGGTAATGTTCTGCCTGATGGACGTGTCCGGCTCCATGGATCAGGCCACCAAGGACATGGCCAAGCGTTTCTATATTCTGCTCTATCTGTTCCTGAGCCGAACCTATAAAAACGTCGAGGTGGTGTATATACGCCACCATACCCAAGCGAAGGAAGTGGATGAGCAGGAGTTCTTCTACTCGCAGGAGACTGGCGGCACCATTGTGTCCAGCGCGCTAAAACTGATGAATGAAGTGGTTGAGGAACGTTACGATCCGGCGCAATGGAACATCTACGCCGCGCAGGCGTCGGATGGCGACAACTGGGCCGATGACTCACCGTTGTGCCACGAACTGCTGGCGAAAAAGTTGCTGCCGATGGTTCGCTACTACAGCTACATTGAAATCACCCGCCGCGCCCACCAGACGCTGTGGCGCGAATACGAGGACCTGCAGGCAAAATTCGAAAACTTTGCCATGCAGCATATCCGGGAACCGGACGATATTTACCCGGTATTCCGCGAACTTTTCCACAAGCAGACCGTATAA
- a CDS encoding type 1 glutamine amidotransferase family protein — MTRIVTILTDNFSDWETALINSTCRGYYGFDTLFASPNGAPVISSGGMHVTPNMALEAIQLSETDLLILCGGTVWRTDQAPDIAGMVAEAHSKNIVVAGICDGTRVLAQAGILDHLRHTSNSAENLSQLNYGGAEYYQDVPYAVADQRVVTAPGSAPVSFMAEILDMLGVSDNNLKAYLAMHAAEHSKPI; from the coding sequence ATGACGCGCATTGTGACCATTCTTACCGATAATTTCTCTGATTGGGAAACTGCCCTGATCAACTCTACTTGCCGCGGCTATTACGGTTTCGATACTCTCTTTGCCTCCCCCAATGGCGCCCCTGTCATTTCCTCCGGCGGCATGCATGTGACCCCCAATATGGCGCTCGAGGCTATCCAACTGAGCGAGACAGATCTGTTGATCTTATGCGGAGGCACGGTATGGCGAACTGATCAGGCCCCAGATATCGCTGGGATGGTAGCGGAGGCCCATAGCAAAAACATCGTCGTCGCCGGCATTTGCGATGGAACCCGCGTTTTGGCGCAGGCGGGCATACTTGATCATCTTCGCCACACCTCCAATTCGGCTGAGAATTTATCGCAGCTTAACTACGGCGGAGCTGAATATTATCAGGATGTGCCCTACGCCGTAGCCGACCAGCGCGTGGTAACCGCCCCCGGTAGCGCACCGGTCAGTTTTATGGCGGAGATCCTGGATATGTTAGGGGTTAGCGATAACAACCTTAAAGCCTACCTGGCCATGCACGCCGCTGAACACAGCAAACCAATTTAG
- a CDS encoding ABC transporter ATP-binding protein, whose protein sequence is MPMSGEMPFISLQQVCRQYSSEAGGLQPTDLNLYSAQRVGLVGCSGAGKSTLLKLLLALEAADAGHILCQGEEIRPAPVHRLRWYRRLVQYVPQDAHASLNPRHRVVELITAPLRQLGPRQDWGIAAERALRQVELDESLLYVRAGQLSGGQAQRVALARAIALKPRFLLADEPVSGLDLPLRQQIIALLDQIARQQNMGMLLVSHDISLVAALCQRTLVMASGVIVEDRPTHELLHAPRHSATRRLIDAIPLSPSFFQH, encoded by the coding sequence ATGCCCATGAGTGGGGAAATGCCCTTCATCAGCCTGCAGCAGGTCTGCCGACAATATTCATCAGAGGCTGGTGGGCTACAACCTACCGATCTGAATCTGTACTCCGCACAACGCGTTGGATTAGTGGGCTGCTCCGGAGCCGGGAAATCAACGCTGCTTAAGCTGTTGCTGGCGCTAGAAGCGGCGGACGCCGGCCATATTCTGTGCCAGGGCGAGGAAATTCGCCCCGCCCCGGTTCATAGATTGCGCTGGTACCGGCGGTTAGTGCAGTACGTACCTCAGGACGCCCATGCTTCGCTCAACCCTCGCCACAGAGTAGTCGAACTAATTACCGCTCCCTTGCGCCAACTTGGTCCACGTCAGGATTGGGGTATCGCTGCCGAACGGGCTTTGCGACAGGTCGAATTGGATGAAAGCCTGCTGTATGTGCGCGCCGGACAACTTTCCGGCGGGCAGGCGCAACGGGTAGCCCTGGCGCGTGCTATTGCGCTGAAACCCCGTTTTTTACTGGCCGATGAACCGGTCAGCGGCCTGGACTTGCCGCTGCGTCAGCAGATCATCGCCCTGCTCGACCAGATTGCCCGTCAGCAAAATATGGGCATGTTGCTTGTTTCCCACGATATTTCACTGGTTGCCGCCTTATGTCAGCGCACGCTGGTGATGGCGTCTGGCGTCATTGTGGAAGACCGCCCCACCCATGAACTGCTTCACGCCCCGAGGCATTCCGCTACCCGCCGTTTGATCGACGCCATTCCGCTGTCGCCGTCCTTTTTCCAGCACTAA
- a CDS encoding ABC transporter substrate-binding protein, with translation MFNPRFIGPTGCLLAGSLLLVGCFDPVDPKESTGDERRIRLAMLQPPRSGLTPLSDDAFKLSRWSTAETLVVLNADGDAEPALATEWQQLDQHRWRFVLRSGVNFHDGSAMTPDSVVRSLSAAMNAAPKPRILDGVELAIVPEGDNAVVITTAVPDPLLPQRLSSPQLAILAERAYGANGVVNPLQAGTGAFVLTEINGTSSARLNRFDGYWGEKAAAPGIDVNFVPDSAARAAALRTGSADLVEALPVSQLPLITAELIHEVPMPRTNTLYLNTRVGAFRDPAIRAAAAAAIKRRPLVDNVYEGRADIASGLLGPALPWAAPLRQPQPTLPPTTVEGKTITLATFSDRAELPEVAVYLAQQLSAAGFVVKQEVREYAHIEADALAGKFDAFILSRATVLDSGDPLAYMYSDFACRGSFNIAQLCDPQVDEALTQAAAIPAGPQRRQAIIAAESRIMATHAAIPLLHERVIQGEAAVMRSAERDPRERLLVTPRSFIAPEQP, from the coding sequence ATGTTCAACCCGCGCTTTATTGGCCCAACCGGCTGCCTGCTCGCCGGCAGTTTGCTGCTCGTCGGCTGCTTTGACCCTGTTGACCCCAAAGAAAGCACCGGCGACGAACGGCGCATTCGACTGGCGATGCTTCAGCCCCCACGCTCTGGGCTCACGCCGTTGAGCGATGACGCGTTTAAACTTTCGCGCTGGAGCACGGCCGAAACGCTGGTGGTGCTGAACGCCGACGGCGACGCTGAACCGGCGCTGGCAACCGAATGGCAACAGCTGGATCAACACCGCTGGCGCTTCGTACTACGATCGGGAGTCAATTTCCATGATGGTAGCGCGATGACCCCGGACAGCGTGGTGCGTTCGCTTTCAGCGGCGATGAACGCGGCCCCCAAACCGCGCATTCTTGACGGCGTCGAATTGGCTATCGTCCCAGAAGGTGATAATGCTGTCGTGATCACAACCGCCGTGCCCGATCCGCTCCTCCCGCAGCGGTTGTCCAGCCCACAATTGGCGATCCTCGCCGAACGGGCCTATGGCGCCAACGGGGTGGTTAATCCCTTGCAGGCCGGAACCGGCGCCTTTGTGCTAACAGAGATCAACGGCACCAGTAGCGCGCGTTTAAACCGCTTCGACGGCTATTGGGGCGAGAAAGCGGCCGCCCCAGGAATCGACGTCAACTTTGTCCCGGATAGCGCCGCCCGTGCTGCCGCCCTGCGCACCGGCAGCGCCGATTTGGTAGAGGCGCTGCCAGTCTCGCAGTTACCGTTAATTACGGCAGAATTGATCCACGAAGTACCCATGCCACGCACCAATACGCTGTATCTGAACACCCGGGTCGGTGCTTTCCGCGATCCGGCCATTCGCGCCGCCGCCGCTGCGGCGATCAAACGTCGCCCGTTGGTGGACAACGTTTACGAAGGCCGCGCCGATATTGCCTCCGGGCTGCTGGGGCCCGCGCTGCCTTGGGCCGCGCCGTTGCGCCAGCCGCAACCGACTCTGCCGCCAACCACGGTTGAAGGCAAAACCATCACCCTGGCCACCTTCAGCGATCGCGCCGAGCTACCCGAAGTGGCGGTGTATCTGGCGCAGCAACTCAGCGCCGCCGGTTTTGTGGTAAAGCAGGAAGTGCGGGAATATGCGCACATTGAAGCCGACGCGCTGGCGGGTAAATTCGACGCCTTTATCTTGTCGCGAGCCACGGTGCTGGACTCTGGCGATCCACTGGCCTACATGTACAGTGACTTCGCCTGCCGAGGTTCCTTCAATATTGCTCAACTGTGCGATCCGCAGGTGGACGAAGCATTGACTCAGGCCGCAGCCATTCCTGCCGGGCCACAACGACGCCAGGCCATCATCGCGGCAGAAAGCCGCATTATGGCAACCCATGCGGCGATACCCTTGCTACATGAACGCGTGATCCAGGGGGAAGCTGCCGTAATGAGGAGCGCAGAGCGCGATCCGCGTGAACGCCTGCTGGTGACGCCTCGCAGCTTCATCGCCCCAGAGCAACCTTGA
- a CDS encoding GNAT family N-acetyltransferase translates to MIFRLATVTDANLLIDIDTLASQDPRRYAQIGEWCEAGVCHVAEIEGMVVAYGVLHYHFYDSGFIEILMVGNLMRRKKVGLKFIEYFKSICMRPKLFTSTNSSNLPMIKLLSKAGFIESGRIDNLDEQDPEVVFFLPVKKQPENRVNRLI, encoded by the coding sequence TTGATTTTTCGCCTGGCAACAGTAACGGATGCTAACCTATTGATTGACATTGATACCTTGGCATCACAGGACCCACGTCGCTATGCTCAGATCGGCGAGTGGTGCGAGGCTGGTGTCTGCCATGTAGCCGAAATTGAGGGCATGGTCGTGGCTTACGGCGTATTGCACTATCACTTTTACGACAGTGGATTTATAGAAATTCTTATGGTTGGTAACCTGATGAGGCGTAAAAAGGTGGGGTTAAAATTTATCGAATATTTTAAATCGATCTGCATGCGTCCAAAACTTTTTACCTCAACCAATAGCTCGAATTTACCGATGATAAAGCTACTGTCGAAGGCCGGATTTATTGAGAGTGGCCGTATTGATAATCTTGATGAGCAGGATCCTGAAGTGGTTTTCTTTTTACCGGTAAAAAAACAGCCGGAAAACAGAGTTAACCGGCTGATTTAA
- a CDS encoding YqaE/Pmp3 family membrane protein produces the protein MSFWRIVFTIILPPLGVLLDKGIGGAFILNIILTLFGYFPGLIHAFWIQTKQ, from the coding sequence ATGAGTTTTTGGAGAATCGTATTTACCATCATCCTGCCACCGCTGGGCGTACTGCTGGATAAAGGTATAGGCGGCGCGTTTATCCTCAATATTATCCTCACCTTGTTTGGCTACTTCCCGGGGCTGATCCACGCATTCTGGATCCAGACGAAACAGTAG
- a CDS encoding ATP-binding cassette domain-containing protein, which yields MESQTPPLLTVEHLTLSLNAEVKIHDLSFTLHAGERLCLLGASGSGKSLTAAAILGTLPVGATVSGSIRLQGREVNGLRLPRRKNTDLAAIFQDPFTSLNPLATVGQQLTLALRSQNALTKCQAQHCAAELLTALGISADNVMPRYPGQLSGGQCQRICAALALLGEKRLLIADEPTTALDMVSQHQLIDILKSYTERPSAPALLFITHDLAVAAGLCQRAIVLVNGEIAEQGSFGRLLQHPQHPYTQQLVASAQRPAFNRPPSLSLAG from the coding sequence ATGGAAAGCCAAACCCCGCCGTTACTTACCGTAGAACACCTGACGCTCTCACTGAACGCAGAGGTCAAGATCCACGATCTGAGCTTCACTTTGCATGCAGGTGAACGTTTATGCCTGCTGGGCGCATCGGGTTCCGGCAAATCACTGACCGCCGCCGCCATTCTGGGCACGCTGCCGGTCGGCGCAACGGTTAGCGGTTCGATTCGACTGCAAGGGCGAGAAGTTAATGGTCTGCGTTTGCCACGGCGTAAAAACACTGATTTGGCAGCCATTTTTCAGGATCCTTTTACCAGCCTCAATCCTCTGGCCACCGTGGGTCAGCAATTGACCCTGGCGCTACGCAGCCAAAATGCCCTGACGAAATGCCAGGCCCAGCACTGCGCTGCGGAATTACTGACAGCGTTGGGAATATCGGCAGACAACGTCATGCCGCGCTACCCCGGTCAACTGTCCGGGGGCCAATGTCAGCGAATATGCGCAGCACTGGCCTTGCTCGGTGAGAAAAGGCTGCTTATTGCCGATGAACCCACCACCGCTCTGGACATGGTCAGCCAGCATCAGCTGATTGATATCCTGAAAAGCTACACCGAACGCCCCAGCGCGCCGGCGTTACTGTTTATTACTCACGATCTCGCCGTTGCCGCCGGTCTGTGTCAACGTGCCATCGTGCTGGTGAACGGGGAAATAGCCGAACAGGGTTCCTTCGGCCGATTGTTACAGCACCCCCAGCATCCATACACCCAACAACTGGTCGCCAGTGCTCAACGCCCGGCATTTAACCGGCCCCCATCACTGAGCCTGGCAGGGTAA
- the yeaG gene encoding protein kinase YeaG has protein sequence MNIFDHYRQRYEAAKDEEFTLQEFLTICRQDRSAYANAAERLLMAIGEPVMVDTALESRMSRLFSNRVIARYPAFEEFYGMEEAIEQIVSYLKHAAQGLEEKKQILYLLGPVGGGKSSLAERLKALMQRVPIYTLSANGERSPVNDHPLCLFNPQEDATILEKEYNIPNRYLGTIMSPWAAKRLHEFGGDITKFKVVKVRPSILEQIAIAKTEPGDENNQDISALVGKVDIRKLENHAQNDPDAYGYSGALCRANQGIMEFVEMFKAPIKVLHPLLTATQEGNYNGTEGISALPFSGIILAHSNESEWVTFRNNKNNEAFLDRVYIVKVPYCLRVSEEIKIYDKLLDHSELTHAPCAPGTLETLARFTVLSRMKEPENSSIYSKMRVYDGESLKDTDPKAKSYQEYRDYAGVDEGMNGLSTRFAFKILSRVFNFDHAEVAANPVHLFYVLEQQIEREQFPQDLAEKYLEHLKGYLIPKYAEFIGKEIQTAYLESYSEYGQNIFDRYVTYADFWIQDQEYRDPDTGQLFDRESLNAELEKIEKPAGISNPKDFRNEIVNFVLRARANNSGRNPNWTSYEKLRTVIEKKMFSNTEELLPVISFNAKTSTDEQKKHDDFVDRMMEKGYTRKQVRLLCEWYLRVRKSS, from the coding sequence ATGAACATATTTGACCACTATCGCCAGCGCTACGAAGCTGCCAAGGACGAAGAGTTCACACTGCAGGAATTTCTTACCATCTGCCGGCAAGATCGCAGTGCATATGCCAATGCGGCAGAACGTCTACTCATGGCTATCGGTGAACCAGTTATGGTGGATACCGCGCTTGAGTCGCGTATGTCTCGCCTGTTCTCCAACCGCGTGATCGCACGCTATCCGGCATTCGAAGAGTTCTACGGTATGGAAGAAGCTATCGAACAGATAGTCTCTTACCTGAAACATGCCGCCCAGGGCCTCGAAGAGAAGAAACAAATTCTTTATCTGTTGGGCCCCGTCGGCGGCGGTAAATCATCGCTGGCAGAACGCCTGAAAGCGCTGATGCAACGCGTGCCCATTTATACCCTGAGCGCCAACGGCGAACGCAGCCCGGTAAACGACCACCCGCTGTGCCTGTTCAATCCGCAGGAAGATGCCACTATTCTGGAAAAAGAATATAACATCCCGAATCGTTACCTCGGCACCATCATGTCCCCTTGGGCGGCAAAACGCCTGCATGAATTTGGCGGCGACATCACCAAATTCAAAGTGGTCAAGGTGCGTCCGTCCATCCTGGAACAGATCGCCATCGCCAAAACGGAACCGGGTGACGAGAACAACCAGGATATCTCCGCGCTGGTCGGCAAGGTCGATATTCGCAAGCTGGAAAACCACGCACAAAACGATCCGGATGCCTATGGTTATTCCGGCGCCCTGTGCCGTGCCAACCAGGGGATTATGGAGTTCGTGGAGATGTTCAAAGCGCCGATCAAGGTGCTGCATCCTCTGCTGACCGCCACCCAGGAAGGTAACTACAACGGTACCGAAGGGATCTCTGCCCTGCCGTTCAGCGGCATTATTCTGGCGCACTCCAACGAATCCGAATGGGTGACCTTCCGTAACAACAAAAACAACGAGGCCTTCCTCGACCGCGTTTACATCGTCAAGGTGCCTTACTGCCTGCGAGTCTCGGAAGAGATCAAAATCTACGACAAACTCCTGGATCACAGCGAACTGACCCATGCGCCGTGCGCCCCTGGCACGCTGGAAACCTTGGCGCGCTTTACCGTGCTCTCACGCATGAAAGAGCCGGAAAACTCCAGCATCTACTCGAAGATGCGCGTCTATGACGGCGAAAGCCTGAAGGATACCGATCCGAAAGCCAAGTCGTACCAGGAATACCGCGACTACGCCGGGGTCGATGAAGGCATGAACGGCCTGTCCACCCGCTTCGCGTTTAAAATACTGTCGCGGGTGTTCAACTTTGATCACGCAGAGGTCGCCGCTAACCCGGTTCACCTGTTCTATGTGTTGGAACAGCAGATCGAACGTGAGCAATTCCCGCAAGATCTGGCAGAGAAATACCTGGAGCACCTGAAAGGCTATCTGATCCCGAAATACGCCGAATTTATCGGCAAAGAGATCCAGACGGCCTATCTGGAATCTTACTCGGAATACGGTCAGAACATTTTTGACCGCTACGTGACCTATGCAGACTTCTGGATCCAGGATCAAGAGTACCGTGATCCGGACACCGGCCAGCTGTTCGATCGCGAGTCCCTGAACGCTGAACTGGAGAAAATCGAGAAACCGGCCGGCATCAGCAACCCGAAAGATTTCCGCAACGAAATAGTCAACTTCGTGCTGCGCGCCCGTGCTAACAATAGTGGCCGTAACCCTAACTGGACCAGCTATGAGAAGCTGCGTACCGTGATCGAGAAGAAAATGTTCTCGAACACCGAAGAGTTACTGCCGGTGATTTCCTTTAACGCAAAAACCTCAACGGATGAGCAGAAAAAACACGACGACTTCGTCGACCGTATGATGGAGAAAGGCTACACCCGCAAACAGGTTCGTCTGCTGTGTGAATGGTATCTGCGGGTCAGAAAGTCTTCGTAA